A genomic segment from Anabas testudineus chromosome 6, fAnaTes1.2, whole genome shotgun sequence encodes:
- the psma4 gene encoding proteasome subunit alpha type-4 gives MSRRYDSRTTIFSPEGRLYQVEYAMEAIGHAGTCLGILAKDGVLLAAERRNIHKLLDEVFFSEKIYKLNEDMACSVAGITSDANVLTNELRLIAQRYLLQYQEPVPCEQLVTALCDIKQAYTQFGGKRPFGVSLLYMGWDKHYGFQLYQSDPSGNYGGWKATCIGNNSAAAVSMLKQDYKEGEMTLSSALALAVKVLSKTIDVSKLSAEKVEIATLTRENGKTCIKVLQLKEVEELIKKHEAEEAKAEKDKKEKEQKEKDKE, from the exons ATg TCTCGTCGATATGATTCACGAACAACCATCTTCTCACCAGAAG GGCGTCTGTACCAGGTGGAGTACGCCATGGAAGCCATCGGACATGCTGGAACCTGCCTGGGAATTTTAGCCAAGGATGGAGTGCTACTTGCCGCTGAGAGAAGGAACATCCACAAACTGCTAGATGAAGTGTTTTTCTCAGAGAAAATCTACAAACTGAATGA AGACATGGCGTGCAGTGTGGCAGGAATCACATCAGATGCCAACGTGCTGACCAACGAGCTGAGACTTATAGCACAGAG ATACCTACTCCAATATCAGGAGCCAGTCCCCTGTGAGCAGCTGGTTACAGCATTGTGTGACATCAAACAAGCCTACACTCAGTTTGGAG GAAAGCGTCCATTTGGAGTCTCGCTGCTCTACATGGGCTGGGATAAACACTATGGCTTCCAGCTCTACCAGAGTGACCCAAGTGGAAACTATGGAGGCTGGAAGGCCACATGTATTGGAAATAATAGTGCT GCTGCCGTTTCTATGTTGAAGCAGGACTACAAGGAGGGAGAGATGACCCTTTCCTCAGCCCTTGCCCTCGCCGTTAAAGTTCTCAGTAAAACCATAGACGTCAGCAAACTGTCTGCAGAGAAAG TGGAGATCGCCACCCTGACCCGTGAGAACGGCAAGACCTGCATCAAGGTGCTGCAGCTGAAGGAAGTGGAGGAGCTGATCAAGAAACACGAGGCTGAAGAGGCCAAAGCTGAGAAAgacaagaaggagaaggaacagaaagagaaggacaaGGAGTGA